In the genome of Flavobacterium panacagri, one region contains:
- the infA gene encoding translation initiation factor IF-1, with translation MAKQSAIEQDGSIIEALSNAMFRVELENGHIVIAHISGKMRMHYIKLLPGDKVKLEMSPYDLSKARITYRY, from the coding sequence ATGGCAAAACAATCAGCAATAGAACAAGACGGATCAATCATTGAAGCATTATCAAATGCGATGTTCCGTGTGGAGTTAGAAAATGGACATATTGTAATTGCTCATATTTCTGGAAAAATGCGAATGCATTACATCAAGTTATTACCTGGTGATAAAGTGAAACTAGAAATGAGTCCTTACGATTTGTCAAAAGCAAGAATTACTTATCGATATTAA
- the rpsE gene encoding 30S ribosomal protein S5, translating into MMSKYKNVELVKPSGLELKDRLVSVNRVTKVTKGGRAFGFSAIVVVGDENGVVGHGLGKSKDVSEAIAKAVEDAKKNLVRIPLNGQSVPHEQKGKFGGARVFLIPASHGTGVIAGGAVRSVLESVGIHDVLSKSQGSSNPHNVVKATFDALLQMRSAHTVAKQRGVSLEKVFKG; encoded by the coding sequence ATTATGTCTAAATACAAAAATGTAGAATTGGTAAAACCTAGTGGTCTTGAACTTAAAGATCGTCTAGTAAGTGTTAATCGTGTTACTAAAGTTACAAAAGGTGGTAGAGCTTTCGGTTTTTCTGCTATTGTAGTTGTAGGTGATGAAAATGGAGTAGTTGGTCATGGATTAGGAAAATCTAAAGACGTTTCTGAAGCAATTGCGAAAGCAGTAGAAGATGCTAAGAAAAACTTAGTTAGAATTCCTTTGAACGGACAATCTGTTCCTCACGAACAAAAAGGTAAATTTGGTGGTGCGCGTGTATTCTTAATTCCAGCGTCTCATGGTACTGGAGTTATTGCTGGTGGAGCTGTTCGTTCAGTTCTTGAGTCAGTAGGTATTCACGATGTATTGTCTAAATCTCAAGGATCATCAAATCCACATAACGTAGTTAAAGCAACTTTTGATGCTTTATTGCAAATGAGAAGCGCTCACACTGTTGCAAAACAAAGAGGTGTTTCTTTAGAGAAAGTTTTTAAAGGTTAA
- the rplO gene encoding 50S ribosomal protein L15 produces MNLSNLQPAEGSTHNQNKRLGRGEGSGKGGTAARGHKGAKSRSGYSKKIGFEGGQMPLQRRVPKFGFKNINRKEYEGVNLDTLQLLVDNGAITDSVSMAEFVANRLATKNEIVKILGRGELKAKLKVTAHKFTATAKAAIEAAGGEAVTI; encoded by the coding sequence ATGAATTTAAGTAACTTACAACCTGCTGAGGGATCTACACACAATCAAAATAAGAGATTAGGTAGAGGAGAAGGTTCTGGAAAAGGTGGTACCGCTGCACGTGGACACAAAGGAGCAAAATCTCGTTCTGGTTATTCTAAAAAGATTGGTTTTGAAGGAGGGCAAATGCCACTTCAAAGACGTGTACCTAAGTTTGGTTTCAAAAACATCAATCGTAAAGAATACGAAGGTGTTAATTTAGATACTCTTCAATTATTAGTTGATAACGGTGCAATTACAGATTCTGTTTCTATGGCAGAGTTCGTGGCAAATCGTCTAGCTACTAAAAATGAAATCGTTAAGATTTTAGGTAGAGGAGAATTGAAAGCAAAATTAAAAGTAACTGCCCACAAATTTACTGCTACTGCAAAAGCTGCTATTGAAGCTGCTGGTGGAGAAGCTGTAACTATATAA
- the rpsN gene encoding 30S ribosomal protein S14 — MAKESMKAREVKREKTVAKYAEKRKALLEAGDYEGLQKLPKNASPVRLHNRCKLTGRPRGYIRQFGISRVTFREMANNGLIPGVKKASW; from the coding sequence ATGGCTAAAGAATCAATGAAGGCCCGTGAGGTTAAAAGAGAGAAAACGGTAGCTAAGTATGCTGAAAAGAGAAAAGCTTTATTAGAAGCTGGAGACTATGAAGGTTTACAAAAATTACCTAAAAATGCTTCACCAGTTCGTTTACACAACCGTTGTAAATTAACAGGTAGACCAAGAGGTTATATTCGTCAATTTGGTATTTCTCGTGTAACTTTCCGTGAAATGGCTAATAATGGATTAATTCCTGGTGTTAAAAAAGCATCTTGGTAA
- a CDS encoding DNA-directed RNA polymerase subunit alpha: protein MAIFNFQKPDKVIMIDSTDFEGKFEFRPLEPGYGLTVGNALRRVLLSALEGYAITSVRIEGVDHEFSTISGVVEDVTEIILNLKQVRFKRQIEDIDNESVTISVSGKDQLTAGDFQKFISGFQVLNPDLVICNLDSKIKLNFDLTIEKGRGYVPAEENKKQNAAIGTIFTDSIFTPVKNVKYAIENFRVEQKTDYEKLVFEIKTDGSINPKDALTEAAKVLIHHFMLFSDERITLEADEIAQTESYDEESLHMRQLLKTKLVDMDLSVRALNCLKAAEVDTLGDLVSFNKNDLMKFRNFGKKSLTELDELVAVKNLTFGMDLAKYKLDKE from the coding sequence ATGGCAATATTTAATTTTCAAAAGCCCGATAAAGTTATCATGATCGATTCAACCGATTTTGAAGGTAAATTTGAGTTTAGACCTTTAGAACCTGGTTACGGATTGACAGTTGGTAATGCACTTAGAAGAGTTTTGCTTTCAGCATTAGAAGGTTATGCAATTACATCTGTTCGTATCGAAGGTGTAGATCATGAGTTTTCTACTATTTCAGGTGTTGTTGAAGATGTTACCGAAATTATCCTTAATCTAAAACAAGTACGTTTCAAACGTCAAATTGAAGATATCGATAATGAATCAGTTACTATTTCTGTTTCTGGTAAAGATCAATTAACAGCAGGTGATTTTCAAAAATTTATTTCAGGTTTCCAAGTTCTGAATCCAGACCTAGTTATCTGTAATTTAGATTCTAAAATCAAATTGAATTTCGATTTAACTATCGAAAAAGGTAGAGGATACGTGCCTGCTGAAGAGAACAAAAAACAGAATGCTGCAATTGGAACGATTTTTACAGATTCTATTTTTACTCCGGTAAAAAATGTAAAATATGCAATCGAAAATTTCCGTGTAGAGCAAAAAACAGATTACGAAAAATTGGTTTTTGAAATCAAAACTGATGGATCTATCAATCCAAAAGATGCTCTTACTGAAGCTGCTAAAGTTTTAATTCACCATTTCATGTTATTCTCTGATGAAAGAATTACACTTGAGGCTGACGAAATTGCACAAACAGAATCGTATGATGAAGAGTCATTGCATATGAGACAATTGCTTAAAACTAAGCTTGTTGATATGGATTTATCTGTGAGAGCATTAAATTGCTTGAAAGCGGCTGAAGTTGATACACTTGGTGATTTAGTATCGTTCAATAAAAATGACCTAATGAAATTCCGTAATTTCGGTAAAAAATCTTTAACTGAACTTGATGAACTTGTTGCAGTGAAGAATTTAACTTTCGGGATGGATTTAGCTAAATACAAATTAGATAAAGAATAA
- the rplR gene encoding 50S ribosomal protein L18 yields MSLTKSERRQRIKFRIRKSVSGSAARPRLSVFRSNKEIYAQIIDDVNGVTILAASSREKEIGKGTNVEVAAAVGKLVAEKALKAGIDTITFDRGGYLYHGRIKSLAEGARAAGLKF; encoded by the coding sequence ATGTCATTAACAAAATCTGAAAGAAGACAGAGAATTAAATTCAGAATTAGAAAATCGGTTAGTGGTTCTGCTGCTAGACCTAGACTTTCTGTATTTAGAAGTAATAAAGAAATTTACGCTCAAATTATTGATGATGTAAATGGAGTTACTATATTAGCTGCATCTTCAAGAGAAAAAGAAATAGGAAAAGGTACTAACGTTGAAGTAGCTGCTGCTGTTGGAAAATTAGTTGCAGAGAAAGCGTTAAAAGCTGGGATCGATACCATCACTTTTGATAGAGGTGGATATTTATATCACGGTCGTATTAAATCATTAGCGGAAGGCGCAAGAGCTGCTGGACTTAAATTCTAA
- the rpsK gene encoding 30S ribosomal protein S11, with translation MAKATAKKRKVIVESTGEAHISATFNNIIISLTNKKGEVISWSSAGKMGFRGSKKNTPYAAQMAAEDCAKVALEAGLKKVKVYVKGPGNGRESAIRSIHNGGIEVTEIIDVTPMPHNGCRPPKRRRV, from the coding sequence ATGGCTAAAGCAACTGCAAAAAAACGTAAAGTTATCGTTGAATCAACGGGTGAGGCTCATATTTCTGCCACTTTTAATAACATTATTATTTCTTTGACTAATAAGAAAGGTGAAGTTATCTCTTGGTCTTCAGCTGGTAAAATGGGTTTCAGAGGTTCTAAAAAGAATACTCCTTATGCAGCTCAAATGGCAGCAGAAGATTGCGCTAAAGTAGCACTTGAGGCAGGACTTAAAAAAGTGAAGGTTTATGTAAAAGGACCAGGTAACGGACGTGAGTCTGCTATCCGTTCTATTCATAACGGTGGAATTGAAGTTACTGAGATTATCGATGTTACTCCAATGCCGCACAACGGATGTCGTCCTCCAAAAAGACGTAGAGTTTAA
- the rplQ gene encoding 50S ribosomal protein L17, whose amino-acid sequence MRHGKKINHLSRQTGHRKAMLANMACSLIEHKRINTTVAKAKALKQFVEPLITKSKEDTTHNRRIVFAYLRSKYAVTDLFRDVAAKVGDRPGGYTRIIKVGNRLGDNADMAMIELVDFNELYNGGKKEVKKAKSRRGGKAKKAETAAPEAPAAESETTTEASE is encoded by the coding sequence ATGAGACACGGAAAAAAAATCAACCACTTAAGCAGACAGACTGGACATAGAAAAGCTATGTTGGCTAATATGGCTTGTTCTCTTATCGAGCACAAACGTATTAATACTACTGTTGCTAAAGCTAAAGCGCTTAAACAATTCGTTGAGCCTTTAATCACAAAATCAAAAGAAGATACGACTCACAATCGTCGTATTGTTTTTGCTTACTTACGTAGTAAATATGCAGTAACTGATTTGTTCAGAGATGTAGCTGCTAAAGTTGGAGACCGTCCAGGAGGATACACTCGTATCATTAAAGTTGGAAATCGTTTGGGAGATAACGCTGATATGGCGATGATCGAACTTGTTGACTTCAATGAACTTTACAACGGAGGTAAAAAAGAAGTTAAAAAAGCGAAAAGCCGTCGTGGTGGTAAAGCTAAAAAAGCTGAAACTGCTGCTCCTGAAGCCCCTGCTGCTGAATCAGAAACGACTACTGAAGCTTCTGAATAA
- the secY gene encoding preprotein translocase subunit SecY, with amino-acid sequence MKKFIESISNVWKIEELKNRILITLGLLLVYRFGAHVTLPGIDATQLTGLAGQTKNGLGSILDMFTGGAFSKASVFALGIMPYISASIVVQLMGIAIPYLQKLQNDGESGRKKINQITRWLTIAITLVQGPTYIYNLYRTLPSNAFLLGFNSPEFLFSSVIILVTGTIFAMWLGEKITDKGIGNGISLLIMVGILARLPQAFIQEFTTRVTNNNGGPMLLVIEIIVWLLVIISCVLLTMAVRRIPVQYARRTTTGDYEQDLAGGNRQWIPLKLNASGVMPIIFAQAIMFIPAAVAGLSKSDTSQSIVGAFSNMFGFWYNFVFATLIIVFTFFYTAITVPTNKMADDLKRSGGFIPGVRPGAETSDFLDKVMSLITFPGSLFLALIAVFPAIVVSIMDVQQSWAMFFGGTSLIIMVGVAIDTIQQINSYLLNKHYDGLMKTGKNRKAVA; translated from the coding sequence ATGAAGAAATTTATTGAATCAATAAGTAATGTTTGGAAAATCGAAGAACTAAAAAATAGAATCTTAATTACTTTAGGATTGCTTTTAGTATATCGTTTTGGAGCACACGTTACGCTTCCTGGAATTGACGCAACGCAATTGACTGGTTTAGCGGGACAAACTAAAAATGGTCTAGGATCTATTCTAGACATGTTCACCGGGGGTGCTTTCTCTAAGGCTTCAGTTTTTGCCTTAGGTATCATGCCTTATATTTCTGCGTCTATTGTTGTTCAGTTGATGGGGATTGCGATTCCATATTTACAAAAACTTCAAAATGATGGGGAAAGTGGTAGAAAAAAGATTAATCAAATCACTCGTTGGTTGACAATCGCTATCACATTGGTTCAAGGTCCAACTTATATCTATAATTTATACAGAACATTGCCTAGTAATGCATTTTTGCTAGGCTTTAATTCTCCTGAATTTTTGTTCTCGTCTGTTATCATTCTTGTTACAGGTACAATTTTTGCTATGTGGCTTGGGGAGAAAATTACAGATAAAGGTATTGGAAATGGTATTTCATTGTTAATTATGGTTGGTATTTTAGCTCGTTTACCGCAAGCTTTTATCCAAGAGTTTACAACTCGTGTTACCAATAACAATGGAGGTCCAATGTTATTAGTTATTGAAATTATTGTGTGGTTATTAGTTATCATTTCTTGTGTATTGCTTACAATGGCAGTACGTAGAATCCCGGTACAGTACGCTCGTCGTACAACAACTGGAGATTACGAGCAAGATTTGGCAGGAGGTAATAGACAATGGATTCCTCTTAAGCTTAATGCTTCTGGAGTTATGCCAATTATTTTTGCTCAGGCAATTATGTTTATTCCTGCGGCTGTAGCCGGATTGTCTAAATCAGATACATCACAATCTATTGTTGGTGCATTTAGTAATATGTTTGGTTTCTGGTATAATTTTGTTTTTGCAACTTTAATTATTGTATTTACATTCTTTTATACTGCAATCACTGTACCTACTAACAAAATGGCTGATGATTTAAAGAGAAGCGGTGGTTTTATTCCAGGAGTTCGTCCAGGAGCTGAAACTTCAGATTTCTTAGATAAAGTGATGTCTTTAATAACTTTCCCAGGATCTTTATTCCTTGCTTTGATTGCTGTGTTCCCAGCTATTGTTGTAAGTATTATGGATGTACAACAATCTTGGGCAATGTTTTTTGGAGGTACCTCATTAATAATTATGGTTGGAGTTGCAATAGATACTATTCAACAAATCAATTCATACTTGTTAAACAAACATTATGATGGTTTAATGAAGACTGGTAAAAATAGAAAAGCGGTAGCTTAA
- the carA gene encoding glutamine-hydrolyzing carbamoyl-phosphate synthase small subunit: protein MKYTTRKSAILLLSDGTIFHGKSIGISGKTFGEVCFNTGMTGYQEIFTDPSYFGQIMVATNTHIGNYGVNEEEVESDSIKIAGLVCKNFSFNYSRTNASESLEDYFTKQNLICISDVDTRALVSYIRDNGAMNAVICTDGTSIEDLKKELANVPNMEGLELASKVSTTEPYFFGDENAAYKISALDLGIKKNILRNLAKRDCYIKVYPFNSTYKDMSEFNPDGYFLSNGPGDPDPLFGAIQVAKDILADNKPLFGICLGHQVIGLANGVETYKMFNGHRGINHPVKNIITGKGEITSQNHGFAVKKEQLDNHPELEITHVHLNDGTVAGMRMKNKNCFSVQYHPEASPGPHDSSYLFDQFVENIKTAKA from the coding sequence ATGAAATACACAACACGAAAAAGCGCCATTTTATTACTTAGTGATGGAACAATTTTTCACGGAAAATCTATCGGTATCAGCGGTAAAACTTTTGGGGAAGTTTGTTTTAATACCGGAATGACAGGATATCAGGAAATTTTTACTGATCCTTCTTATTTTGGTCAAATTATGGTCGCTACCAATACACATATCGGAAATTATGGTGTGAATGAGGAAGAGGTAGAGTCTGATAGTATTAAAATTGCTGGTTTGGTTTGTAAAAACTTCAGTTTTAATTATTCTAGAACAAATGCTTCTGAAAGCTTGGAGGATTATTTTACTAAGCAAAATCTAATATGCATTTCTGATGTAGATACGCGTGCGCTTGTGAGTTACATTCGTGATAATGGTGCAATGAATGCTGTTATTTGTACAGATGGTACTTCAATTGAAGATTTAAAAAAGGAATTAGCTAATGTTCCAAATATGGAAGGATTAGAATTAGCATCAAAAGTATCTACTACTGAACCCTATTTCTTTGGTGATGAAAATGCTGCTTATAAAATCTCAGCTTTAGATCTTGGAATTAAAAAGAATATTTTAAGAAATCTTGCCAAAAGAGATTGTTATATAAAAGTATATCCTTTTAATTCTACTTACAAAGATATGTCTGAATTTAACCCAGATGGTTATTTCTTGTCAAATGGGCCTGGAGATCCAGATCCTTTGTTTGGAGCTATTCAAGTTGCAAAAGATATATTAGCAGACAATAAACCTCTTTTTGGAATTTGTTTGGGACACCAGGTTATTGGCTTAGCTAATGGCGTTGAAACTTACAAAATGTTTAACGGACATAGAGGAATTAATCATCCAGTAAAAAATATCATAACAGGCAAAGGTGAAATCACTTCTCAGAACCACGGATTTGCGGTTAAAAAAGAGCAGTTAGATAATCATCCAGAATTAGAAATAACACATGTTCATTTGAATGATGGTACTGTGGCAGGAATGAGAATGAAAAATAAGAATTGTTTTTCAGTTCAATATCACCCGGAAGCAAGTCCTGGACCACACGATTCATCTTATTTATTTGATCAATTTGTGGAGAACATCAAAACTGCGAAAGCCTAA
- the rpmD gene encoding 50S ribosomal protein L30 — protein sequence MAKLLVKQVRSKINCPLSQKRGLEALGLRKIGQVVEHESNPAILGMINKVKHLVSVEEAK from the coding sequence ATGGCTAAATTATTAGTAAAACAAGTAAGAAGCAAAATCAACTGCCCTCTTTCTCAAAAAAGAGGATTGGAAGCTTTAGGTCTACGTAAAATTGGACAAGTTGTGGAGCATGAGTCAAATCCTGCTATCCTTGGGATGATAAACAAAGTTAAACACTTAGTTTCTGTAGAAGAAGCTAAATAA
- the rpsH gene encoding 30S ribosomal protein S8, translating into MYTDPIADYLTRVRNAVAANHKVVEIPASNLKKEITKILFDQGYILSYKFEQNTVQGSIKIALKYDKDTKEPVIKDIQRISKPGLRKYAGAAKLPRILNGLGIAIVSTSKGLMTGKQAKQLNVGGEVICYVY; encoded by the coding sequence ATGTATACAGATCCTATTGCAGATTATTTGACTAGAGTTCGTAATGCTGTGGCTGCAAACCACAAAGTTGTTGAAATTCCAGCATCTAATCTTAAAAAAGAGATAACTAAGATCTTATTTGATCAAGGTTACATCTTAAGTTACAAATTTGAGCAGAACACTGTACAAGGTTCTATCAAAATTGCTTTAAAGTATGATAAAGATACTAAAGAGCCTGTAATCAAAGATATCCAAAGAATTAGTAAACCTGGTTTACGTAAGTACGCAGGTGCTGCCAAATTACCTAGAATCCTTAATGGATTAGGAATTGCTATTGTTTCTACATCAAAAGGTTTGATGACTGGAAAGCAAGCTAAGCAATTAAATGTAGGTGGTGAAGTAATTTGTTACGTATACTAA
- the rpsD gene encoding 30S ribosomal protein S4 translates to MARYTGPKTKIARKFGEAIFGDDKSFEKRNYPPGQHGMAKKRGKKSEYAVQLMEKQKAKYSYGILEKQFRNLFEKASATKGVTGEVLLQLCEARLDNVVFRMGIAPSRRGARQIVSHRHITVNGEVVNIPSYHLKPGDKVAVREKSKSLEAIERSLSNSSHVYEWITWNNDLKEGTFVSVPARLQIPENIKEQLIVELYNK, encoded by the coding sequence ATGGCAAGATATACTGGTCCTAAAACCAAAATCGCTCGTAAATTTGGCGAGGCAATCTTCGGAGATGATAAATCTTTCGAAAAAAGAAATTACCCACCTGGACAACACGGGATGGCTAAAAAAAGAGGAAAAAAATCTGAGTACGCTGTTCAGTTAATGGAAAAGCAAAAAGCTAAATATTCTTACGGAATTTTAGAAAAACAATTCAGAAATTTATTCGAAAAAGCATCAGCTACAAAAGGAGTAACTGGTGAAGTTCTATTACAATTATGCGAAGCAAGATTAGATAATGTTGTTTTTAGAATGGGAATTGCTCCATCTAGAAGAGGTGCGCGTCAAATCGTTTCTCACAGACACATTACTGTAAATGGAGAGGTTGTTAATATTCCTTCTTACCACCTTAAGCCTGGTGATAAAGTTGCAGTTCGTGAAAAATCTAAATCTCTAGAAGCTATCGAACGTTCTTTATCAAATTCAAGTCATGTTTATGAATGGATTACTTGGAACAATGATCTTAAAGAAGGAACTTTCGTTTCTGTACCTGCGAGACTTCAAATTCCAGAAAACATTAAAGAACAATTAATCGTAGAGTTGTACAACAAATAA
- the eno gene encoding phosphopyruvate hydratase, protein MSIIIKVHARQILDSRGNPTIEVDVVTENGVLGRAAVPSGASTGEHEAVELRDGGKAYLGKGVLNAVNNVNTVIAEELVGTSVFEQNTIDQLMIDLDGTPNKSKLGANAILGVSLAAAKAAANELGLPLYRYVGGVSANTLPVPMMNIINGGSHSDAPIAFQEFMIFPVKATSFTHSMQMGTEIFHSLKKVLHDRGLSTAVGDEGGFAPNLAGGTEDALDTIKLAVEKAGYTFGDEIMIALDCAASEFYVDGKYDYTKFEGETGKIRTSEEQAEYLAELAAKYPIISIEDGMYEDDWDGWKALTEKIGDKVQLVGDDLFVTNVARLSTGIEKGIANSILVKVNQIGTLTETIAAVNMAKNAGYTSVMSHRSGETEDNTIADLAVALNCGQIKTGSASRSDRMAKYNQLLRIEEELGSTAYFPGLNAFKIK, encoded by the coding sequence ATGAGTATTATAATTAAAGTTCACGCAAGACAAATTCTTGATTCTAGAGGTAATCCTACGATTGAAGTAGATGTAGTAACTGAAAATGGAGTTTTAGGTAGAGCTGCTGTTCCATCTGGAGCATCAACTGGAGAGCACGAAGCTGTTGAATTACGTGATGGAGGTAAAGCTTATCTAGGTAAAGGTGTTTTGAATGCAGTGAATAATGTAAATACTGTTATTGCTGAAGAATTAGTTGGAACTTCTGTTTTCGAACAAAACACAATTGACCAATTAATGATTGATTTAGATGGAACTCCAAACAAATCTAAATTAGGAGCTAATGCTATTTTAGGAGTTTCTTTAGCTGCTGCAAAAGCTGCTGCTAACGAACTTGGGTTGCCATTATACAGATACGTAGGTGGTGTTTCTGCTAATACATTACCAGTTCCAATGATGAACATTATCAATGGTGGTTCTCACTCTGATGCACCTATCGCATTTCAAGAGTTTATGATTTTCCCAGTAAAAGCGACTTCTTTTACGCATTCTATGCAAATGGGAACTGAGATTTTCCACAGTTTGAAAAAAGTTTTACACGATAGAGGTTTAAGTACTGCTGTTGGTGACGAAGGAGGTTTTGCTCCAAACTTAGCTGGTGGTACTGAAGATGCTTTAGATACAATCAAATTAGCAGTTGAAAAAGCTGGTTATACTTTTGGTGACGAAATTATGATCGCTCTTGACTGTGCTGCTTCTGAGTTTTATGTAGACGGTAAATATGACTATACTAAATTTGAAGGTGAAACTGGAAAAATTAGAACTTCTGAAGAGCAAGCGGAATACTTAGCTGAGCTTGCTGCTAAATATCCAATTATTTCTATCGAAGACGGTATGTATGAAGATGACTGGGATGGATGGAAAGCTTTAACTGAAAAAATTGGAGATAAAGTACAATTAGTAGGTGATGATTTGTTTGTTACTAATGTTGCTCGTTTGTCAACTGGTATCGAAAAAGGAATTGCTAATTCAATTTTAGTAAAAGTAAACCAAATTGGTACTTTAACAGAAACAATTGCTGCTGTAAACATGGCTAAAAATGCTGGTTACACATCTGTAATGTCTCACCGTTCTGGAGAAACTGAAGATAATACAATTGCAGATTTAGCTGTAGCGTTAAACTGCGGTCAAATTAAAACTGGTTCAGCTTCTCGTTCAGATCGTATGGCGAAATACAACCAATTATTAAGAATTGAAGAAGAATTAGGAAGTACAGCTTATTTTCCTGGTTTAAATGCTTTTAAGATTAAATAA
- the rpsM gene encoding 30S ribosomal protein S13 has protein sequence MARIAGVDIPKNKRGVIALTYIFGLGKSRAIEILEKAQVSQDKKVQDWNDDEIGAIREAVSFYKIEGELRSEISLNIKRLMDIGCYRGIRHRSGLPLRGQRTKNNSRTRKGKRKTVANKKKATK, from the coding sequence ATGGCAAGAATAGCAGGGGTAGATATCCCAAAAAACAAAAGAGGTGTTATCGCACTTACCTACATCTTTGGATTAGGAAAAAGTAGAGCTATTGAGATTTTAGAAAAAGCTCAAGTTAGCCAAGATAAAAAAGTTCAAGATTGGAATGATGACGAGATCGGAGCGATTCGTGAAGCTGTTTCATTTTACAAAATTGAAGGAGAATTACGTTCTGAAATTTCTTTAAACATTAAACGTTTAATGGATATTGGATGTTACAGAGGTATTCGTCATAGATCTGGTCTTCCATTAAGAGGGCAAAGAACTAAAAACAACTCAAGAACAAGAAAAGGTAAAAGAAAAACTGTTGCTAACAAGAAAAAAGCAACTAAATAA
- the rplF gene encoding 50S ribosomal protein L6 translates to MSRIGKSPIVIPAGVTVEVKDGVITVKGKRGQLVQEFSDVTVTVEGDQVLVERSSDHKDHRAKHGLFRSLISNMIVGVSEGFTKELELVGVGYRASNQGQKLDLALGYSHNIVLEIAPEVSLETVSEKGKNPIVKLTSFDKQLLGQVAAKIRGFRKPEPYKGKGVKFVGEVLRRKAGKSA, encoded by the coding sequence ATGTCAAGAATAGGTAAAAGCCCAATTGTAATCCCTGCTGGTGTAACTGTTGAAGTTAAAGACGGTGTTATTACAGTAAAAGGAAAAAGAGGTCAATTAGTTCAGGAGTTTTCGGACGTAACTGTAACTGTTGAAGGCGATCAAGTTTTAGTTGAAAGATCGTCTGATCATAAAGACCATAGAGCAAAACACGGATTATTCAGATCTTTGATCAGTAATATGATTGTTGGTGTTTCTGAAGGTTTCACAAAAGAACTAGAATTAGTTGGAGTTGGTTATAGAGCTTCAAACCAAGGTCAAAAATTAGATTTAGCTCTTGGATATTCTCACAATATTGTTTTAGAAATTGCTCCTGAAGTATCTCTAGAAACAGTATCTGAAAAAGGTAAGAACCCAATCGTAAAATTAACATCATTTGATAAACAACTTTTAGGTCAAGTTGCTGCGAAAATCAGAGGTTTCCGTAAGCCTGAACCATACAAAGGAAAAGGTGTTAAATTTGTGGGTGAAGTATTAAGAAGAAAAGCAGGTAAATCAGCTTAA
- the ykgO gene encoding type B 50S ribosomal protein L36, whose translation MKVRASVKKRSAECIIVRRKGRLYVINKKNPRFKQRQG comes from the coding sequence ATGAAAGTTAGAGCATCAGTAAAAAAGAGAAGTGCCGAGTGCATTATCGTGCGTAGAAAAGGGAGACTGTACGTAATAAACAAAAAGAATCCTAGATTTAAACAAAGACAAGGATAA